The Oncorhynchus masou masou isolate Uvic2021 chromosome 31, UVic_Omas_1.1, whole genome shotgun sequence genome includes a region encoding these proteins:
- the LOC135523586 gene encoding cytochrome c oxidase assembly factor 3 homolog, mitochondrial, which produces MADQKPTVDPEVPFAKRIDPNKEDLTRDEFYFIRQVELAQWKKKSQQLRGRNIATGLAIGAIVMGIYGYTFYSVKQEKIMDELDEEAKVARMGGAKTGAN; this is translated from the exons ATGGCTGACCAGAAACCGACAGTGGATCCCGAAGTCCCTTTTGCAAAGAGGATAGATCCAAACAAGGAGGATCTTACCAGGGACGAGTTCTACTTTATCAGACAAGTGGAGCTCGCGCAATGGAAGAAGAAATCGCAGCAACTCAGGGGCCGTAATATTGCAACAGGACTTGCTATCGGAGCCATTGTAATGGGTATTT ATGGCTACACGTTTTACTCAGTGAAACAGGAGAAGATTATGGATGAGCTGGATGAGGAGGCCAAGGTCGCGAGGATGGGGGGGGCAAAGACAGGCGCCAACTGA